In Synechococcus sp. KORDI-100, a single window of DNA contains:
- a CDS encoding 1-deoxy-D-xylulose-5-phosphate reductoisomerase: MKAISVLGSTGSIGTQTLQIAEEFPDQFRVVALTAGRNVSLLVQQIQRHQPELVALADPALLPVLKQRLEDLPADQRPARTPELVAGAAGLNAAASWDTADLVVTGIVGCAGLLPTLAAIRAGKDLALANKETLIAAGPVVLPELKKSSSRLLPADSEHSAIFQCLQGTPWAENARLSTGVPTPGLRRIQLTASGGAFRDWDAADLEKATVADATRHPNWSMGRKITVDSATLMNKGLEVIEAHYLFGLDYDHIEIVIHPQSIIHSMIELADSSVLAQLGWPDMKLPILYCLSWPSRLETPWRRLDLTEVGQLTFRGPDTAKYPCMELAYAAGRAGGTMPAVLNAANEEAVAQFLEERIHFLDIPDVIETACERHKADFMDQPQLDDVLSVDQWARQTVREAVQRGTRRMTLPAVAA, encoded by the coding sequence GTGAAAGCGATCAGCGTGCTGGGGTCCACCGGTTCGATCGGGACCCAGACCCTCCAGATCGCCGAGGAGTTCCCCGATCAGTTCCGCGTCGTCGCGCTCACCGCAGGCCGCAATGTGTCGCTGCTGGTGCAGCAGATCCAGCGCCATCAGCCCGAGCTGGTAGCCCTGGCGGATCCCGCACTGCTGCCTGTTCTGAAGCAGCGCCTGGAGGATCTCCCCGCCGATCAGCGACCCGCCAGAACGCCTGAACTGGTGGCTGGAGCCGCCGGGCTCAACGCTGCCGCGTCTTGGGACACGGCTGATCTGGTGGTCACCGGCATTGTTGGCTGTGCCGGACTTCTGCCCACCCTGGCAGCGATCCGAGCCGGCAAGGATCTTGCCCTCGCCAACAAGGAAACGCTGATCGCAGCTGGGCCTGTGGTGCTTCCGGAGCTGAAGAAAAGCAGCAGCCGGCTGCTGCCGGCGGATTCCGAACACTCGGCGATCTTCCAGTGCCTTCAGGGGACGCCCTGGGCCGAGAATGCCCGGCTCTCCACAGGGGTCCCGACCCCTGGGCTGAGGCGCATCCAGCTGACGGCTTCAGGCGGAGCCTTCCGCGACTGGGATGCCGCTGACCTTGAGAAAGCCACGGTGGCCGATGCCACGCGCCACCCCAACTGGAGCATGGGCCGCAAGATCACCGTGGACTCCGCCACCTTGATGAACAAGGGGCTGGAGGTGATCGAAGCCCACTACTTATTCGGGTTGGATTACGACCACATCGAGATCGTGATTCATCCCCAGAGCATCATCCACTCGATGATCGAACTGGCGGACTCCTCGGTCCTGGCCCAGCTGGGCTGGCCGGACATGAAACTGCCGATCCTGTATTGCCTCTCCTGGCCGTCCAGGCTTGAGACACCCTGGCGTCGACTCGACCTTACCGAAGTGGGGCAGCTCACCTTCCGCGGACCGGACACTGCCAAATATCCCTGCATGGAACTGGCCTACGCCGCTGGCCGAGCCGGCGGCACCATGCCGGCGGTGTTGAACGCCGCCAATGAAGAGGCGGTGGCCCAGTTCCTCGAGGAGCGCATTCACTTCCTCGACATTCCCGATGTGATCGAAACGGCCTGCGAGCGCCACAAGGCGGATTTCATGGATCAGCCGCAGCTGGACGACGTGCTCAGCGTCGATCAATGGGCCAGACAGACCGTGCGCGAAGCCGTGCAACGCGGGACCCGCCGGATGACGCTCCCCGCTGTGGCGGCGTGA
- a CDS encoding ferredoxin — protein sequence MSGISHHLLLCATASKAKCCDPTVGAASWDRLKQLVKQLGLEDPGRAAGIVLRSKADCLRICERGPVLLIWPDGCWYGEVTPERLEPILRQHVIAGEPIEEWLIQRTPMRCNQATAN from the coding sequence GTGAGCGGCATCAGCCATCACCTGCTGCTTTGCGCCACGGCTAGCAAAGCCAAGTGCTGTGATCCAACCGTTGGCGCCGCCTCCTGGGACCGACTCAAACAGCTCGTGAAGCAACTCGGGCTTGAGGACCCAGGACGGGCTGCTGGAATTGTTCTGCGCAGCAAGGCGGATTGTCTGCGCATCTGCGAACGCGGCCCGGTTCTGCTGATCTGGCCTGATGGCTGCTGGTACGGGGAGGTCACGCCTGAGCGTCTCGAGCCGATTCTCCGGCAGCACGTGATCGCAGGAGAACCGATCGAGGAGTGGCTGATTCAACGCACCCCGATGCGTTGCAACCAGGCCACCGCCAACTGA
- a CDS encoding alpha/beta fold hydrolase, with product MERELGLPPFRQRIPWLGGDLQTLRDTLRPVDLPPERGRSIVIDVPALASGAAEAGQLLALLDQPASTPRGLVLLLHGLGGSSAREGLRRMGAALCEAGFSVLRLNLRGADPGRHLAGGTYAACCNSDLLPVIALARALADGRPLLGAGISLGGTMLLNACLNDATVLDGLFCASSPLDLAACSASIERPRNRLYQHWLLKRLVRQTAADPFGLSEREERSLCGEAQPTTIRAFDAAITAPRWGYADVEDYYRNASPLPHLCSGLPESWPPTLMLQALDDPWVPAAAALQLEQSQAAEGPLRFVFTRHGGHNGFHGRNGCWGDQLAVAWLQRIGVR from the coding sequence ATGGAGCGCGAGCTGGGGCTTCCGCCGTTTCGGCAGCGGATCCCCTGGCTTGGCGGAGATCTCCAGACCCTCCGCGACACGCTCAGGCCCGTGGATCTTCCGCCCGAGCGCGGCAGATCCATCGTGATTGATGTGCCGGCCCTGGCCAGCGGAGCGGCTGAGGCCGGCCAGCTGCTGGCGTTGCTCGATCAGCCCGCCTCCACCCCCCGCGGCCTTGTGCTGCTGCTCCATGGTCTCGGGGGGTCCAGCGCCAGAGAGGGGTTGCGCCGGATGGGAGCGGCCCTTTGTGAGGCTGGTTTCTCCGTTCTGCGCTTGAACCTGCGCGGTGCCGACCCGGGTCGTCATCTAGCGGGAGGCACCTATGCCGCCTGCTGCAACAGCGATCTGCTGCCCGTGATTGCTCTGGCCCGTGCGTTGGCCGATGGTCGGCCCCTGCTGGGCGCGGGAATTTCCCTAGGCGGAACGATGCTTCTCAATGCCTGCCTCAACGACGCGACCGTGCTGGATGGTCTGTTCTGTGCCAGCAGTCCTTTGGATCTGGCGGCATGCAGTGCATCGATCGAACGGCCCCGCAATCGCCTCTACCAGCACTGGCTGTTGAAGCGTCTTGTGCGCCAGACGGCAGCCGATCCCTTTGGGCTTTCAGAGAGGGAGGAGCGGTCGCTCTGCGGTGAGGCTCAACCCACCACGATCCGGGCATTCGATGCCGCCATCACAGCCCCGCGCTGGGGTTATGCCGATGTGGAGGACTACTACCGCAACGCTTCACCGTTGCCGCATCTGTGCTCTGGCCTGCCGGAGTCGTGGCCACCCACCCTGATGTTGCAGGCCCTGGATGACCCCTGGGTGCCAGCTGCGGCAGCCTTGCAGTTGGAGCAATCCCAGGCTGCGGAAGGGCCGCTGAGATTTGTGTTCACCCGCCATGGCGGCCACAACGGTTTTCATGGACGGAACGGTTGCTGGGGCGATCAGTTGGCGGTGGCCTGGTTGCAACGCATCGGGGTGCGTTGA
- a CDS encoding NAD(P)(+) transhydrogenase (Re/Si-specific) subunit beta, whose product MTVSLIIKYAIELVAVLLLALGIKGLSKVRSARGANQLAAVAMGLAVVGLLFNYIGTTGIAAAAWIWILLGTLIGGLLGAVLAQRVPMTSMPETVALFNGCGGMSSLLVALAAALYPQALQSTGFVALVSIVVSVFVGAITFTGSIVAMAKLQGWLSTPAWMQSRARHGVNIALAVISLIAAVQMLVSGQASQGLALLVIGSSLLGVGVTLPIGGADMPVVISLLNSYSGVAAAAAGFVVGSQLLVVAGAMVGAAGLILTQVMCDGMNRSLVSVLFGGALGATTAGGSGGGEYTNITSCSAEECALTLEAAERVVIVPGYGLAVAQAQHTLREVTRVLESAGIDVAYAIHPVAGRMPGHMNVLLAEADVPYEQLKEMDQINPDFPATDVVLVLGANDVVNPQAKNDPSSPLYGMPVLDVQEARTVFVVKRGMSAGYSGIKNDLFELANTSMVFGDAKRVLGDLLTELKDLGLGKK is encoded by the coding sequence ATGACTGTCTCCCTGATCATCAAATACGCCATCGAGCTGGTTGCGGTTCTGCTGCTGGCCCTTGGCATCAAGGGCCTCTCCAAGGTGCGCTCGGCCAGAGGGGCCAACCAGCTCGCGGCCGTGGCCATGGGCCTCGCCGTGGTCGGGCTGCTGTTCAACTACATCGGCACCACCGGCATTGCCGCTGCGGCCTGGATCTGGATTCTCTTGGGAACCCTGATCGGCGGACTTCTCGGAGCGGTGCTGGCTCAGAGGGTGCCGATGACCTCGATGCCGGAGACCGTTGCGCTCTTCAACGGTTGCGGTGGTATGTCGTCCCTGCTGGTGGCCCTTGCGGCAGCCCTTTATCCCCAGGCACTCCAATCCACCGGATTCGTTGCCCTGGTCTCGATCGTGGTGTCGGTGTTCGTTGGTGCGATCACCTTCACGGGTTCGATCGTGGCGATGGCCAAGCTCCAGGGCTGGTTGTCCACACCGGCCTGGATGCAGAGCCGCGCACGCCACGGGGTCAACATCGCTCTGGCTGTGATCTCCCTGATCGCAGCGGTGCAGATGTTGGTGAGTGGTCAGGCATCGCAGGGGCTGGCCCTGCTGGTGATCGGCTCCTCCCTGCTCGGCGTCGGCGTCACCCTGCCGATCGGCGGGGCGGACATGCCCGTGGTGATTTCCCTGCTCAACAGCTATTCGGGAGTGGCGGCGGCCGCCGCCGGTTTTGTGGTGGGCAGCCAGCTGCTGGTTGTGGCCGGCGCCATGGTCGGTGCCGCCGGTCTGATCCTCACCCAGGTGATGTGCGATGGCATGAACCGTTCACTGGTTTCCGTGCTGTTCGGCGGAGCCCTCGGAGCAACCACCGCTGGTGGCAGTGGCGGTGGCGAGTACACCAACATCACCAGCTGCAGTGCCGAGGAGTGCGCCCTCACCCTTGAGGCGGCTGAACGGGTGGTGATCGTGCCCGGTTACGGACTGGCGGTTGCCCAGGCACAGCACACCCTGAGAGAGGTGACGCGGGTGCTGGAGAGTGCAGGGATTGACGTTGCCTATGCCATTCACCCGGTGGCAGGACGCATGCCCGGGCACATGAACGTGCTCCTTGCTGAGGCCGATGTGCCCTACGAGCAGCTCAAGGAGATGGATCAGATCAACCCTGATTTTCCGGCCACGGATGTGGTGCTGGTGCTCGGAGCCAACGATGTCGTCAATCCGCAGGCCAAGAACGACCCCAGCTCTCCGCTGTACGGCATGCCTGTGCTGGATGTCCAGGAGGCCCGCACCGTGTTTGTTGTGAAGCGCGGCATGAGTGCGGGGTATTCCGGCATCAAGAACGATCTGTTCGAGCTGGCCAACACCTCCATGGTGTTCGGCGATGCCAAACGCGTGCTCGGAGATCTGCTCACGGAGCTGAAGGATCTGGGACTCGGCAAGAAGTGA
- a CDS encoding NAD(P) transhydrogenase subunit alpha codes for MESSFVEFLWVLLLGSLLGLELIGKVPPTLHTPLMSGANAISGITVLAALTAIIKAGDNVVLLVLGSVSLGFALFNVIGGFLVTDRMLAMFSRKPSRKENR; via the coding sequence ATGGAATCGAGCTTCGTTGAGTTTCTCTGGGTGCTCCTCCTGGGCAGTCTTCTCGGGCTGGAGCTGATCGGCAAAGTGCCGCCCACCCTGCACACCCCGCTGATGAGCGGAGCCAATGCCATCTCCGGCATCACCGTGCTCGCGGCACTCACCGCCATCATCAAAGCCGGCGACAACGTCGTTCTACTGGTTCTGGGTTCGGTGTCCCTCGGCTTCGCCCTGTTCAACGTGATCGGCGGGTTCCTGGTCACCGACCGAATGCTGGCCATGTTCAGCCGTAAGCCCTCGCGCAAGGAGAACCGCTGA
- a CDS encoding Re/Si-specific NAD(P)(+) transhydrogenase subunit alpha → MPRLLIPVETAPGETRIAATPDTVKKFLSLGCSVSVECGAGTASGYLDQSFQDQGADLVPAADPGAWADADLVLCVQAPAPEALSRMKSGALLVGLLSPYSNASLTTSLAAGNLSAMALELLPRISRAQSADALSSQANIAGYKSVLLASSALDRYFPMLMTAAGTVQPARVVILGAGVAGLQAVATARRLGAVVYVSDIRPAVKEQVESLGARFIDPPEMEDKPSESGGYAKQASDAFLAAQRQQLSDQLAEADVAICTAQVPGRQAPRLISEDMLDRMRPGAVVVDLAVAQGGNCAGTVPGETVVRNGVKLIGGNDLPCTVPNHASALYARNLVALLEPVLKEGAVQLNTDDELIAGCLISLDGSIRRQDVLTPGGN, encoded by the coding sequence TTGCCCAGACTTTTGATTCCGGTCGAAACCGCACCGGGTGAAACACGCATCGCCGCGACACCGGACACGGTGAAAAAATTCTTGTCGCTCGGTTGTTCGGTGTCGGTGGAATGCGGAGCAGGCACCGCTTCGGGGTACCTCGATCAGAGCTTTCAGGATCAGGGAGCTGATCTAGTCCCCGCAGCTGATCCAGGCGCCTGGGCTGACGCTGATCTGGTGCTGTGCGTTCAGGCCCCCGCACCAGAAGCCCTCTCCCGGATGAAGTCGGGAGCCTTGCTGGTGGGACTGTTGTCTCCCTACAGCAATGCATCACTGACGACCTCGCTTGCAGCGGGCAATCTCTCAGCCATGGCCCTGGAGCTCCTGCCACGCATCAGCAGAGCCCAGTCCGCCGATGCGCTCTCATCCCAGGCCAACATTGCCGGATACAAATCCGTGCTGCTGGCCTCATCGGCCCTCGATCGTTATTTCCCGATGCTGATGACCGCCGCCGGAACGGTGCAGCCGGCGCGGGTGGTGATCCTCGGTGCCGGAGTGGCCGGTCTTCAGGCGGTGGCCACCGCACGCCGGCTGGGAGCGGTGGTTTATGTCAGCGACATCAGGCCAGCCGTGAAGGAACAGGTTGAGTCCCTGGGCGCCCGCTTCATCGATCCTCCCGAGATGGAGGACAAACCCTCGGAATCCGGCGGTTACGCCAAGCAGGCCTCCGATGCCTTCCTGGCGGCTCAGCGCCAGCAGCTTTCCGATCAGCTGGCCGAGGCCGATGTCGCCATCTGTACGGCGCAGGTGCCCGGCCGCCAGGCACCGAGACTGATCAGTGAGGACATGCTCGACCGGATGCGTCCCGGGGCTGTGGTCGTCGACCTGGCGGTGGCCCAGGGCGGCAACTGTGCCGGCACTGTTCCCGGTGAAACCGTTGTTCGCAACGGAGTGAAGCTGATCGGTGGGAATGACCTGCCCTGCACGGTTCCGAACCATGCCAGTGCGCTGTACGCCCGCAACCTGGTGGCTCTTCTCGAACCTGTGCTCAAGGAGGGCGCCGTTCAGCTCAACACGGATGATGAATTGATCGCTGGCTGTCTGATCAGCCTGGACGGCAGCATCCGTCGCCAAGACGTCCTAACTCCGGGAGGCAACTGA
- a CDS encoding EF-1 guanine nucleotide exchange domain-containing protein codes for MGLTAIECPDGVCHSHHGGHSVERATMQASLKSHGRDWCERLAERIYEMSVDTFSQNVMPSLHAAGWQRRHLDWEFKLNELESEPDRTLVDGIINATESFLRSSEVHRLFIQELVQGTFDEAAADDLRIQAVRTLVETEIVSMLEERRQSLIERLSEQLLEAAKGDLAAAQSASEEALMEVERLLVNHAEAL; via the coding sequence ATGGGTCTCACAGCGATCGAGTGTCCTGACGGCGTCTGCCACAGCCACCACGGCGGCCACTCAGTCGAGCGCGCCACGATGCAAGCCAGCCTGAAGAGTCATGGACGTGACTGGTGCGAGCGGCTGGCGGAGCGGATTTATGAAATGTCCGTCGACACCTTTTCGCAGAACGTGATGCCCAGCCTGCATGCTGCGGGCTGGCAGCGTCGCCACCTCGACTGGGAGTTCAAGCTCAACGAACTGGAGTCCGAACCCGATCGCACGCTGGTGGACGGCATCATCAACGCGACGGAGAGTTTCCTGCGCAGCAGTGAGGTGCACCGCCTGTTCATTCAGGAGCTGGTTCAGGGAACCTTCGATGAAGCTGCTGCCGATGATCTGAGGATCCAGGCCGTGCGCACCCTCGTGGAAACGGAGATCGTCTCGATGCTGGAGGAGAGGCGCCAGAGTCTGATCGAACGTCTCTCTGAGCAGCTGCTCGAAGCCGCCAAAGGAGATCTCGCGGCTGCCCAGAGCGCCTCTGAGGAAGCCCTGATGGAAGTGGAACGCTTACTGGTGAATCACGCCGAAGCGCTCTGA
- a CDS encoding DEAD/DEAH box helicase, whose product MPATIRPREWQTQLTLLLRRRLNSAAASDRDLLVFAGPGAGKTLGSLLAFCSMRQEGRLERLVVLCHRTSILEQWQRSSRRLGLELCHWPERSTSGLAGHGLLLTYQAAARQLDRLQDDLAQWDPDTTLVVADEAHHLGVDPEEPDAAVWGQTFQEISSRFRLRLGLTGTPFRADNLAFCAARRVRLRQGSDVVEQIIPDLCVEPRDLIAAGDVRPLEFRFQDGWVEHSHEGLPDRDVSPLSAEARESWRARNLRRAIRLADSSSIGQQVLLKAQRRLISIREEHPRAAGLVIARDIHHAEQITRLLEEDGSRVDLVHSQEREAAQRLANFENGSADWLVSIDMCSEGFDAPRLRVVAYLTTVVTRSRFVQGITRAVRMTPELARDEPIPRHPSYVYAPADPLLMGYARGWSIAEPYVIRAAEDTPGSGDTPNAGWSGPSLPLEAVGDGAGRVIPLKTPQLPSFLQR is encoded by the coding sequence CTGCCGGCGACCATTCGTCCGCGGGAGTGGCAGACACAACTGACCCTGCTGCTGCGCCGCCGACTGAACAGTGCAGCAGCATCGGATCGCGATCTGCTGGTGTTTGCCGGGCCTGGGGCTGGCAAGACCCTGGGATCCCTGCTGGCCTTCTGCAGCATGCGTCAGGAGGGACGTCTGGAGCGACTGGTGGTGCTCTGCCATCGAACCTCAATCCTCGAGCAGTGGCAGCGGTCCTCCCGCAGGCTCGGGCTTGAGCTCTGCCATTGGCCGGAGAGGAGCACATCGGGACTCGCGGGCCATGGCCTGCTGCTCACTTATCAGGCAGCGGCGCGCCAGCTTGATCGCCTGCAGGACGACCTTGCTCAGTGGGATCCGGACACCACCCTGGTGGTTGCCGATGAAGCGCACCATCTGGGCGTGGATCCAGAGGAGCCGGACGCCGCCGTCTGGGGCCAGACGTTTCAGGAGATCAGCAGTCGCTTTCGACTGCGCCTGGGACTGACCGGCACCCCCTTCCGGGCCGACAATCTGGCCTTCTGTGCTGCCAGGAGGGTTCGCCTGCGACAGGGAAGCGATGTGGTGGAACAGATCATTCCGGATCTGTGCGTGGAGCCGCGCGACCTGATCGCCGCCGGTGATGTGAGACCACTGGAATTCCGGTTTCAGGACGGTTGGGTCGAGCACAGCCACGAAGGACTGCCGGATCGCGATGTCTCACCGCTGTCGGCAGAGGCACGCGAAAGCTGGCGGGCACGCAATCTCAGGCGGGCCATCCGCCTGGCCGACAGCAGCAGCATCGGGCAGCAGGTGCTGCTCAAAGCCCAGAGGCGGCTGATCAGCATCCGCGAGGAGCATCCCCGCGCCGCTGGGCTGGTGATCGCCCGCGACATCCACCATGCGGAACAGATCACCCGGCTGCTTGAAGAGGACGGCAGCCGTGTTGATCTCGTCCACTCCCAGGAGCGCGAGGCTGCTCAGCGCCTGGCCAACTTTGAAAACGGTTCCGCCGACTGGCTGGTGAGCATCGACATGTGTTCAGAGGGTTTCGATGCTCCCCGCCTGCGTGTTGTGGCCTACCTGACCACCGTTGTGACCCGAAGCCGTTTCGTTCAGGGCATCACCCGTGCCGTGCGAATGACTCCCGAACTCGCCAGGGATGAGCCGATCCCACGCCATCCCTCCTATGTGTACGCGCCGGCCGATCCCCTGCTGATGGGATATGCCCGAGGCTGGTCGATCGCTGAGCCCTACGTGATCCGGGCCGCGGAGGACACCCCCGGCAGCGGCGACACCCCCAATGCCGGCTGGTCTGGACCCAGCCTTCCGCTGGAGGCCGTGGGGGATGGGGCTGGAAGGGTGATTCCACTGAAAACACCTCAATTGCCATCTTTTTTGCAGCGCTGA
- the trxB gene encoding thioredoxin-disulfide reductase, with amino-acid sequence MAAGAPAQPSNPQVSDHQRSEAQIENLVIVGSGPAGYTAAIYAARANLQPLLITGFQRGGIPGGQLMTTTHVENFPGFPDGVLGPDLMDLMKAQAVRWGTHLLEADADSIDLSQRPFRIEADGQLILAHALVIATGASANRLNLPSEAQYWSQGISACAICDGATPQFRNEELAVVGGGDSACEEAVYLTKYGSHVHQIVRSDQLRASAAMADRVLANPNITVHWNSEVTDVQGNGWMESLSLRDRGSDNVETLAAKGLFYAIGHTPNTDLLQGQLDLDEKGYLKTESGRPETSIDGVFAAGDVADAEWRQGITAAGSGCKAALAAERWLTHHNLATRVRREVVEPEKAEVPTNVDTTTEATYDPKAPWQRGSYALRKLYHDSSNPLLVIYTSPTCGPCHVLKPQLRRVIEELDGHAQAVVIDIEADQAIAEQAGVNGTPTVQLFHNKAMVQQWRGVKQRSVFKEAIEQLLVPA; translated from the coding sequence ATGGCTGCAGGCGCCCCCGCTCAGCCCTCAAACCCTCAGGTTTCCGACCATCAGCGCTCGGAGGCTCAGATCGAAAATCTGGTCATCGTCGGCTCCGGTCCTGCCGGTTACACCGCTGCGATCTACGCAGCCAGGGCCAACCTTCAACCCCTTCTGATCACTGGCTTTCAGCGGGGTGGCATCCCCGGTGGACAGTTGATGACCACCACGCACGTGGAGAACTTCCCAGGCTTCCCAGACGGCGTCCTCGGCCCGGATCTGATGGATCTGATGAAGGCTCAGGCCGTGCGCTGGGGGACCCATCTGCTGGAAGCCGATGCGGACTCAATCGATCTGAGCCAGCGCCCGTTCCGCATCGAAGCGGACGGGCAGCTGATCCTGGCCCATGCCCTGGTGATCGCGACCGGCGCCAGCGCCAACCGCCTCAACCTGCCCTCGGAAGCGCAGTACTGGAGCCAGGGCATCAGCGCCTGCGCCATCTGCGACGGCGCCACCCCCCAGTTCCGCAACGAGGAACTGGCTGTCGTCGGTGGCGGCGATTCCGCCTGTGAAGAGGCGGTGTATCTCACGAAATACGGCAGCCATGTGCATCAGATCGTGCGCTCCGATCAGCTTCGGGCCAGCGCGGCCATGGCCGACCGGGTGCTCGCCAACCCCAACATCACCGTCCACTGGAACAGCGAGGTGACGGATGTACAGGGCAACGGATGGATGGAATCCCTGAGCCTGCGGGACCGAGGCTCAGACAACGTTGAAACGCTGGCAGCCAAAGGCTTGTTCTATGCGATCGGGCACACCCCCAACACCGATCTTCTTCAAGGACAACTGGATCTGGATGAGAAGGGGTATCTGAAAACCGAGTCCGGACGTCCGGAAACCTCCATCGACGGTGTCTTCGCGGCCGGCGACGTGGCCGATGCGGAATGGCGCCAGGGGATCACCGCTGCCGGCAGCGGCTGCAAGGCGGCATTGGCGGCAGAACGCTGGCTTACCCATCACAACCTGGCCACACGCGTTCGTCGCGAGGTTGTCGAGCCTGAGAAGGCCGAGGTTCCAACCAACGTCGACACCACGACAGAGGCCACCTACGACCCGAAGGCACCCTGGCAGCGCGGCAGTTATGCCCTGCGCAAGCTGTACCACGACAGCAGCAACCCCCTGCTGGTGATCTACACCTCGCCCACCTGCGGTCCCTGCCATGTGCTGAAGCCGCAGCTGCGCCGGGTGATCGAGGAGCTCGATGGCCACGCCCAGGCCGTGGTGATCGACATCGAAGCGGATCAGGCGATCGCCGAGCAGGCCGGGGTCAACGGCACACCCACCGTGCAGCTGTTCCACAACAAGGCCATGGTGCAGCAGTGGCGCGGCGTGAAACAGCGCAGCGTGTTCAAAGAGGCGATCGAGCAGCTGCTCGTTCCCGCCTGA
- the infA gene encoding translation initiation factor IF-1 — MIETSGVIEKEQGNGFYLVTLEQPAGHQCLCRAAGKLTKFRIKLLAGDKVLVEISPYDLTRGRITYRERNAGSPGGRPGGNRPGGPRRR; from the coding sequence ATGATCGAAACGTCGGGCGTGATCGAGAAGGAACAAGGCAACGGGTTCTATCTCGTCACCCTCGAGCAGCCAGCTGGTCATCAGTGCCTTTGCCGGGCGGCTGGAAAGCTCACCAAGTTTCGGATCAAATTGCTGGCTGGAGACAAGGTGCTGGTGGAAATCAGCCCCTACGACCTCACCCGCGGACGCATCACCTACCGGGAGCGCAATGCCGGCTCCCCCGGTGGCCGTCCCGGTGGCAACCGCCCGGGGGGGCCACGGCGGCGTTGA
- a CDS encoding pseudouridine synthase, giving the protein MTHQQNQHDVLLLYKPYGCLSQFTQESGSRWSCLADLIKLPGVYPAGRLDADSEGLLLLTSKGKLQQRLTDPRFGHWRSYWVQVEGTPNQHQLQQLRDGISIQGRQTLPAHVRWLEGDAIPALPERDPPIRFRKTIPTHWLEISLREGRNRQVRRMTAAVGLPTLRLMRCRIDLMDGDPPLSLDGLKPGEWRPVNPSEHKRLMQLLNHQGISSNRRRSRGAGRPGSRHRT; this is encoded by the coding sequence GTGACACACCAACAAAATCAACACGATGTTCTGCTGCTGTACAAGCCCTATGGATGCCTGAGTCAGTTCACACAAGAATCTGGCAGTCGCTGGAGCTGCCTGGCCGATCTGATCAAGCTGCCAGGGGTTTATCCCGCAGGCCGGCTGGATGCCGACAGCGAAGGCCTGCTCCTGCTCACCAGCAAAGGGAAGCTGCAGCAACGACTCACCGATCCACGCTTTGGCCATTGGCGCAGCTACTGGGTGCAGGTGGAGGGCACCCCCAATCAGCACCAGCTGCAGCAACTCCGCGACGGGATTTCAATCCAGGGCCGGCAAACCCTTCCTGCTCATGTGCGATGGCTTGAAGGGGATGCCATCCCTGCCCTGCCCGAACGTGATCCTCCGATCCGCTTCCGCAAAACCATCCCAACCCACTGGCTGGAGATCTCCCTGCGAGAAGGCCGCAACCGTCAGGTCCGTCGGATGACCGCCGCCGTGGGGCTACCGACCCTGCGACTGATGCGCTGCCGGATCGATTTGATGGATGGCGATCCGCCCTTGAGCCTGGATGGCCTCAAACCCGGAGAGTGGCGGCCGGTGAACCCAAGCGAACACAAGCGGCTGATGCAGCTGCTGAACCACCAGGGAATCAGCAGCAACCGGAGGCGCAGCCGGGGAGCTGGCCGACCAGGGTCGCGGCATAGAACTTGA